Part of the Zingiber officinale cultivar Zhangliang chromosome 8A, Zo_v1.1, whole genome shotgun sequence genome, gtgtttgaaaaacttggaagattaattccacctaatttccaaacctgatttaaaaagttgactattaaactatacaaatttagcttttatcaaattagccttaaaaatttattttggcaaaatttaatctcacttaatttttgctttgttttgaaaaagtgaaaagtaaaagtaaatgttacttaaaccaaattttttttttgaaaagttgaaaaacctgatttaaaattttttttacttggattttttcttgaatttttgaaccaaactcagatatttttcaagatcagctattttacagtaactctacactatgtgtacccttgttttttttgatgaatgccaaaggtggagggttaggtggttaagttagagcaactaaatgcaaacttgaaaaactaacttaaaaacctcgaaaatcatgcttgatttttgcatatatttatcactaacttaaccaggttgtcattccatcaaaaagggggagattttggtgcggttagcactaacggtctaactcaggttttgatgaatgacaaatcaggttaagttaggttcgtcgttatctaacactctgatcgagtgtgcaggataagtccagctaggtcgacgggctgaccggatagctggcgagaagtccaagcgggtcgacgggctgaccggacgcttggcgagaagtctagctaggtcgacgggctgaccggatatagcaagaagtctagctaggtcgacgggctgaccggatagctagcaagaagtccagacgggtcgaagggctgaccggaagtctgacaggtgagtaaaggtaagtcacttggagggagtgactgcgaggacgcgttcccgggaagggaacattaggcgtcgatccggcttagatccatttcggatgtctaagtcgagatcgtgactagattccggtctcggaaagacggaatctaagtcatactaacttatgctaattcatactattataaatgtgctaataatctgttttgcaggatatatattgcctcggactaactttgttttgcaggaaaaaggagatttctggaacaaggtggtccgggcgctcggaggggatccgggcgcccggaaggcaaattatatccagccgagtcgtcgccacatggagcatcacggtttgtgcagctacgtcgcattccaggcgcccggaagggatccaggcacccggaacagcatataaaagaagccccagcaGGAGCTTCATCAAGGattcatctgagaactcttctattgctggtcttgctgctcgacgttcagtgcgatgccaacaacgctccgacaaagtgctccttcagtttttatttaatttccttgtcggtattgctttattttcactagcattttctgtattcactctgtaatcatatttcgatttgttagtgattgcccaacgaaagtggtcaaggaccacgggctttcgagtaggagtcgtcataggctccgaacgaagtaaaaaccatttgtgtctattttacttttccgctgcgtttatactctaagttttcgaatcgattttcaccccccccctctatcgaatctaacggtcctacatcaTGAACACTCAATAACTTTTCATTCAAAATTTTCTACATTCATGGAacaaatatttttacaatttacatGAATTTAATTGCAAATTTACTACTTGACTCGATAGGGCTGTAGATGGTTCGCGCTCTAAAATTGTTCTAGATTCCTctcatttttattttgtaaataaTAAGATCTTAAACTGAGCTTCTGGATTATTTTATATAGTCCTCCCCAAAAGAACTTCTAATTTACTGATGTCACTGACCAACTTGACTCTTTTCTAGTTGCTTCTAGCTGCTTCGTGCGTAAGTTTCTCAAATTTTACATTGTACAAATTTATTTACATTCGTTCCATGTGAATAAGGATGATGAAttattcataaataaaatttatgaatcatttttaaaaataatatgtattcataAACTTGTTCGTAGCTCTATGGAGTTTAAGAGACACTTTTCAAGAAACTCCAAGATCGATAACTTTCAAAAATAACCTTATAGTtcattaatataaaaataagtgTCATATCAATTAGTTGCTAAGTAGCATGAAGATGGTGCTGATTTTAGATTAACTAGTTTACTCCTATCTAACCAGGGACAAATTCAAGAATTAGAGCTAGGGGAGGTTATCCAAGGAAGCAAAAGATCATTTTACTCATCCCAAGTGACATAGTATCACCGGCCTCATAACAAGATTCATATGTAAATGATTGATTTTTTTAGTGTACATGCAGGTAAATCAGGTATGCAACAGACCCCCAGGAGGGAGGGTATTATGCGTTTGTCAGCCCGACGATTTAAACCTATGTCCAAGGAAGTAATTCTACCTCCTGAAAACTCATTGCGTTACGCTCAACTAGAAGCAAGAGGGACTATCCAAGAATTAGAGTTAGGAGTTgacttaatataataaattatatattattatataaaaaaaatataatagagtaattttaaaataataattaattatgacTCAGCTAGAAAATAACATAAGTACGGTGTTAAATAAGAAGTGAAATATATGAAAATTTCTAAAGTTAAAGTACAGATAAGAAAATCTTGACTTTAAACTAAGATCACAATTCACAATGTTCATAATTTTAAACATAGAGTGTGAATAATAATTTCTATTTGAgaaaattttaagtaattttaatttagtttcagCATTGACAACATTTCCTTTCAACCgtacagtaaaaaaaaaaaatagaagtagAGGTCGTATAAGCTGTGGTTGTGGTTAGTCTCAAGAGCAGAGGTCGTAGTCATAAGCGGCAGTGGCCATGTCAGCGGTCACGATAGTGGCCACACAACTTGATCGTGTCGGTGGACGCGACAGTGCCGCAGGAGATAATCTCAACAGGTTGCGGACCGTATaatagagaaaaaggaaaatgaatatATTAATGATTAGAGATACAATTTATTCGTTAATACCCTTTTTCCATATGAAAAGTTTATTTTTTGATCCTCTTATTAAAATAGTTTGCATTCATGATGGCTGAGCTATAGCCCAGTATAATTCTCATGAAGATCTGTCTATGTATCTAACTAAATACATTATATCTCTCAATAATATTGCTTAAAAAATTAGATTTAGTATTAAATTTCACTCCTAATTTCTTGTTGATATTTTTCATTCCTCTCGAACTCTTATCAAGTTGGCCTAGAGTCCAATTTACTAGAGATTTCAGTCTCTCAAATTTTCTAGCATCTTTAAGCCAGCCTTGTAACGAGTTATCAAGTCCTTGAACGAACAAATGCTTCATGCATGCCCTTGTACGCTTAAAGTTAAACTTCTTCCACCACTTTTGAGTTCACTTTGTTACGAATTATAATTCATCAAACATAAACCATCCAACTTAAGTGCGTACATCAAAATAATATGATCGAACTAAGTTATTTTACCTATCTAACTTGATGAATGAGTGTGATATATCGCACATAAAACTTTTAAGATTATGAAGTACATTTTGATCATATAATTAAGCAAAAAGATTAGCATCAAGTTGACCACTTTGCACTAGCATCAATCAATAACCCTAATCTCTACTTTAATTACTCAAGGAATCCCTTTTGTGTCATCAACataataatactaataataattattattattaactaaaacaaagaataaagaaaagagtGAATAATCTAAAATAAACTTAATTGCCTTTCCTACAATATGCTCCATTAGATTCTTTATGAGGTACTATTTTATAGGCATCATCTGTCTCATTGAAGCACTAACCTCTAATAATTGACATAATTATATGATTAACTTTAATTAGTTGAGATAATTATCTTAACTAATTATGCACGTGCCGAGGATCCAATTCTCTGTCGGCTAATACAAGTATAATTATGTTTGACTTGACAATGAGCCCACTAATATTATAGTAATATATATAAATCTAAAAAATATTAaggttgttttttaaaaaataactttagtTGGACCTTTTTAGatataattcatatttaaaatcATGAATCCCTTTGTGGGCTCCTTTCTTTATTCCTGATAttattaattttgataattttaaaacaaataataataaagtgagagattaCCATATTCTCGAACatgttttaatattttattttatttaaaaaactcaGCCTTAATCAATTTGACTTGCAAGGGCAATTTGGGCATTTCCTCCTTTGCTAACTTTGATGGCGAGAGCGTGCACCTGtcgattatttattaattattttgttCGCGGCTTTTTTTTCTTCCGGGGGCAAGTCGACGTGCAGAATTTAAAATCACGGCGTGGCGTTATCACCATTCCCCAAAACACATTAAAAATATTCTGCTGCTTTCTGTGATCCGTAGCCCACTCTGCTACGCGCATCGTGATTGGACGTCGCACTCGGCGGCAGTGGGACCCGCCACCTAGTAGACGCTACGGGGGGAAAAGCTGTGGGACGGGTTCAGTCGGTTACCGGTTCGGCCGACCCGACACGCTTTTCTCCGGTTTCCGATGTGTTACAAATAAAGTTAAACCTCCTTTTTCGCTTTTACGGAAATTGTAGTAGTTTATTCGAGGAGCTTTTGTATTGTCCTCTAAAATTTATTTCCTTGCTCAATTTACCTTCAAAGTTTTTGCAAATTACAAATCACTTCCTTAATGATGGTGAGCTTACCAGCTAAATTAGATTCATTTTTAGCGGACCATGCTATGACCCATTGTATCGATTGGAGAAATTCAATGATTCATATATACTAAGAGGACGAATTCTTTGTTCCCTCGAATGATTCTAGTAGTTAATACATGAGATGTTAACATAATGAGGTTtggagttcgaatctcggtaaagtcgaggtaaatacctcccttatgtgctagttgttattccaaagactaatagtcgtccatgatttacctcctctgtattgGCCTTGGGACGGATTGACAGGGGCACTAGGGATGAACGTATTCGTCTTTTATCATAATAAGAGGACGAATCCTTTGATCCATAAATTATGATACTTTTTTTAGATCATTAATTTAGAATGGACCAAGATAGACGAGATTAGAAAATCTCGCATGCAATTAAATGCAAAAAATAacacattaataaataaatttgaatacatATTCAATTCGTAAATAATACTAATGAATTATGtctatcaaagttaaaaatatcaTAAATACATAATACAATGTTAAATTTAGAAAATCTCAAAGAGAGATTTGATAAATATTCAAAGATGAATTTAGAACCGAATCAAATAAAATCATCGGAGTTAAATGAATcaagattaaaaataatttctttccATTAACATTGCTCGTCTTCTTTACTTTCTATCGTTGCACCACGAAGTTAACTTTTGATTCTCGAAAGTTTATTGAAATCATATATAATTTAGCAAATTAAATTGGGGTTAAGTGAAAATGTTACTAAACTCAAGCTAATGCCCAAGTCGGTTGACCTTGTCTTGAAGACCGACAAAGTGAACCGGACCGAGCCGAAATCACGCGTCCCAACGACAGCGAGTCGCCAAACCTGCGGGTCCCATAGAAAGAACACGCGTGGGATCATGACCGGCGGGCATATATTAATAATCTTGTCCTTGATAAAACAGCGGATCTGAGAACCTGCAACAGCCGAAAGCAAACACGGGGGGAGCACCGAGCACTTTCCTAGGAACATTTCATGTTGCCCCCTAAAGAAGTATCAACTTTTCACTTCTCTTCAACTAGTTTGAAAAATAACAATATTTTTTCTCTAGATTTTCTATGATGGTAATATTTTTCTACAATATTTCAGCATATTAAAttagaaataattaaataatacaaCGCAATCAAAATGCAATTTTAAACAAAGAAATTTGTAtaattttaaaaggttttgttACTCTGTATGATGAAATGTGAATAGATTGTAGAACTATTTTGCACTTTGAAGGGTACAAATGATATCAGAATACGAAAAGGGAGCAAAGCGAAAGTTTATCCTCCGTGTTCGATACGCTCTGTCGACGCCGCCCTTGACGGCGTCTAAAGCCTCGTGACGCCGTCACGTCGAGTGGCAGAGAATGGTAATAAAACGACTGCTCGGCGACGCTGGATCGGATTTAACGGGGCTCTGAATTCCATCttccgagagagagagagagagagagagagagagagagagcgttTTAGCGGATTGCAGCGCGGAGTCCTGGCTTTCTCTTAGGGTAGATCCCCTCGAGCTGTTCCCTTTCCGACGAGACTCGTAAGTTTATCTAGGAGATTCAGGGATTTCATGCGCGGTTTTCGTTGCAGTTTACTTTAGGAAGTTTTGACCCAAAAAAAAACATTTTGTCTTGTTGAATTAAGCGATCTTGGAGCTATCTTACGTTAACTGGGAAAAAGAAGTTCCTTTTTTTGGTTCTGTTGTCTCATTTCCTCATCGAAACCTGATAAAGTAGGCAGAAGATTTGGGGAAAACCCTAACCTTATGCATCTTTTTACATGTGTTGGTATTTTCTCGCTTGTTTTAGATTTATAGGGTAGAGTGATATGGTAGTTGAGTTTTATCATTCGTGATCCGAGCTTAGTGAATTCCTTGCTCGATCTTGCTGGTCTATCTCTGACATCTTCTTGTCTGATCCAAGGACAAGATTTTTGTTTGCAAATCCAAGCTTCTGTGATCTCTCATACACACTTGTTTATCTGATACTTGAACATACAGAAATCAAGGTAAATCTGAGGCTCGTTTGGTATTTGTGTGAGTAAAACTGAGCCATAGTTTTCTTACACTAAACTAGTTTGTTAGTAGCAGCATAGCTTTTTTCAGGCTGCTTTTTTCTGCATGGACACTTGCTTTATGGTTTACTCCTTTATAATTGGTTTCTTAAAAAAGTTATTGTAAATGATTGTGTTGTCCATGAAAGTATGTGCCAAGTTAGTCTTTTAATTTACATTAGCCATTATTGTGTTTGTTGGCATGCTATGTTCTTACATAACCTTTTAGACTTCACAGTTAACACTAGAATTTTGTGTAGTTCAATTTCTGAATTCAGAAGAATAGAGTTACAAAAGAAGTGGACTTGTACATTTATCCCTTGGCTGGTTCCTTTTTGTCCTTGGCTTCTCCCTTTTGGGGTGCAATTAGCCTAGATGTCGTTCCGTAGTATAGTTCGTGATATAAGAGATGGCATCGGGAGCCTGTCAAGGCGAAGTTTTGAAGTGAAACTTGGGAGTCTTTCAGGACATCTCAGGGGAAAGTCTCAAAGCTTTGTTGCTGAGCCACATGATTCATCTCCTGTTATTCAGTCGAGTCGTTGGGCTAGCCTTCCACCAGAGCTTCTTCGGGATGTCATCAAAAGACTGGAGGATAGTGAAAGCACCTGGCCATCCCGAAAACATGTTGTTGCCTGTGCAGCTGTGTGCAGAGCTTGGAGGGAAATGTGCAGAGAGATAGTAAGAAGTACAGAGTTTTGTGGGAAGATAACTTTTCCAATCTCATTGAAACAGGTTAGTGTTTTCGTATTTTCCCTCCTTTGATTTTATAACAGTAATAATATGAACTAGAACACACTGTATGGGCAGTTACACATGATGTCTTTGTTCTAATTTGCATTTGCTTTTGCAGCCTGGCCATCGAGATGGAATGGTTCAGTGTTTCATCAAGAGGGACAAATCCAAATTAACTTACCATCTCTATCTTTGTCTTAGTCCTGGTAAGCTTGCTCTCAAACatcattttttgtttgtttggatATTGTAATGGCACAAAGATCATTACCTGTCACCTTGTAAGTTGATGACACAAACTTAGAGTAGCGTAAAACAGAGAGCATCATCACAACTAATATGTTCTGTCAATATCTCTGTAGCGTAAAACAGAGAGCATCCATTTTATTTACAACCAATATCTCTGTAGCAAATTTATACTTCTGTCAGTCAAGTCCTTCCTAGAGCATTATAAGTTTGAACTTCTCAGTCCTTTGGGTTATGTATCACACTCATTGCATTCCTCATTGTAATAGAAGACTAAACTGAGATATTAACATATCAAAGATACCTTTTACTAGTTAATCCAAATGGAAGATCACATGATAAAGGTATAAGTTTTGGTATGCAAATTAAGTTAACTCTAAATATCCTGCAAATATGCCTGGAACTTGTTGCCCGGATAAAAATGATTCTATGATGAGCCCAGGCTCTCTATACTTGGTGTTTGAAGTGCATATGCTTTCCTTGTATCTAGGCTTTCTTCTGTGATGCTTCATGttggccttcttcttcctttgctgaGAAATGTAGCTATTTATTATTCCATTCTTACAATTTGAGTTgcttttcctctttttttttttcttctgattTAATAATTGGTGATCATACAGTTCAGTTTATGCTTGTCGGATTCTTATCTCATTATTGTTTCCTCTATGGGAGTTTAAGATTGTTACATAGTGCTAATGAACATTTGatctcaactaatcatgctcatgttTGATTTGAGTGTAGCTGTGCTTGTAGAGAATGGGAAATTCCTTCTCTCGGCAAAAAGAATTCGTAAAGCAGCACGTACTGAGTATATCATATCTATGGATGCTGACCACATATCGAGATCTACCAATACCTACATTGGGAAGTTGAGGTATTGAAATTTATTGGTAAAGTGGTCGTTGAATTGGCGTTGGTAAATAAATTAAATGCTTCTCTGTTACATTTGCAGGTCCAATTTCCTTGGTACTAAGTTTGTAATTTGTGACACTCAGCCTCCATACAATGGGGCTGCTATCTGTCCACCCGGACGGACAAGCCGCAGGTTTTACTCAAAGAAAGTTTCTCCTAAGGTCCCATCTGGCAGCTACAACATAGCTCAGGTGTCATACGAGCTGAATGTTCTTGGCACGCGAGGACCTCGTCGAATGCATTGCGTTTTGCACTCTATTCCTGCTTCAGCACTTGAGCCTGGTGGCACAGTTCCTGGTCAGCCGGACAACCTTGTTTCTCGCGCACTGGAGGAGTCCTTCCGCAGCATGTCCTTCTCCAAGTCCATGGATCGTTCCATGGATTTCAGCAGCGCTCGCTTTTCTGATATCATTGGAGGAACTCAAGATGGGGATGAGAGTATCGAAGCCAAGGAGCGACCACTGGTTCTTCGGAACAAACCCCCTAGATGGCATGAACAATTGCAGTGTTGGTGCTTGAATTTTCGAGGTCGGGTCACCGTTGCCTCTGTAAAGAACTTTCAACTCATTGCCGCAACGCAACCTTCTGCAGGTGCTCCTACTCCATCCCAACCAGCACCCGCAGAGCACGATAAGGTCATACTTCAGTTTGGCAAGGTCGCAAAGGACATGTTCACTATGGATTACCGCTACCCACTCTCAGCATTCCAAGCTTTTGCTATCTGTTTAAGTAGCTTCGACACCAAGCTGGCTTGTGAATAAACAATGAAAAACTCACTCTATTGTCAATTCATCATGGCTATCCAAGTACAATTTGTGTCCATGATAAGTATGGGGCAACACCCCATGCCCTTTGATAAGTATGCATCTTGATCAAGTCATTGAAAACTTATCAACGGTACCTTCCAATTGTGAGCTAGAAGTTAAAAGCCTTAACTCACTAAATACTACCATCAAGGTATTTACTTCCCCTAAGTATTTTCGTAAAGTTGGTCAGAGCAGTGTCACACTAAATGATAAC contains:
- the LOC122009398 gene encoding tubby-like F-box protein 8, coding for MSFRSIVRDIRDGIGSLSRRSFEVKLGSLSGHLRGKSQSFVAEPHDSSPVIQSSRWASLPPELLRDVIKRLEDSESTWPSRKHVVACAAVCRAWREMCREIVRSTEFCGKITFPISLKQPGHRDGMVQCFIKRDKSKLTYHLYLCLSPAVLVENGKFLLSAKRIRKAARTEYIISMDADHISRSTNTYIGKLRSNFLGTKFVICDTQPPYNGAAICPPGRTSRRFYSKKVSPKVPSGSYNIAQVSYELNVLGTRGPRRMHCVLHSIPASALEPGGTVPGQPDNLVSRALEESFRSMSFSKSMDRSMDFSSARFSDIIGGTQDGDESIEAKERPLVLRNKPPRWHEQLQCWCLNFRGRVTVASVKNFQLIAATQPSAGAPTPSQPAPAEHDKVILQFGKVAKDMFTMDYRYPLSAFQAFAICLSSFDTKLACE